From the genome of Mya arenaria isolate MELC-2E11 chromosome 5, ASM2691426v1:
ttgaacatattttctACACCTTTCTGTATATCGGCGTATTTCGATCCAGACATTTAAAGTTCTTAACCTATGTATGTAGTTCAATATCTCCTTGAACTCTCTATTCAAAATACTTTCCATCTTATACTGCAGACTGGACGGCGCCTGTAAACGTCCCTACAATCAAAATCAACACTCCACCCACCCCACCCACACGTCCACCCATGATCTCGACATCGACCACGCCCAGACCTACCGTTACGCATAAGGCCCCACCAACACGTAGGCATctgttttataatatgtttgtaaGGTATTTAACGAAAAGTTCATGTCTGAaagcttatttatattttagtagtagaaaactaaaagaaaaagataatttgtaaaaagttgccaaaacgtaGCGCTTGGAATGTGCTAATTTCGGTTTATCACGCGATattgtacaccgacaaaattATGTACCTCAAGAACTTCATATTTTTGGGgcttttattttgcatattctTAGCAAGCAAGAACCGCTGTTTTGTTTCCAATAATGGAAGGGTTCTCTGGGTTTCGCATTTTCAAATGCAGTAAATCAGACACCACCAATACGCTATTTCAGTGACGTACCCACTACCAACCCGACAAAATGCGCATCAAGTTAGCAGCAGTACTAACATCTTTTCAAGTAAGTCACAGGGGATTGAATATTAAACTctcatttttttctacaatCTGAATAGCaccatatgtacatgtataagagAGATCTGGAAAAGCGGTCTTTGACTCGGTAAAAGCAGATATGattttgcaaaatgtttcaattattcCTTGTACGTAATTTATGAAGTATAATTTCAAGAACAAAagtgataattataaaacaacaacaagtgcACGTTCTCAATAAGCACTGTACTACCTATTGTTACATCTAATTTAGCTGGATGCCTTAAAAGCCCAACCGATTGCTATAACCGACCTGAAGGCAACTACCAACATTGTGCCGGATGCGGTGTGTATGCGACATGCGCAAACAGCGGTTTCTACCGGAGGCCATGTCCAATGAACCTCAAATGGGACGATAACTCCAAGCTATGCTTGTACAGGTCATCCAGCTGCTTTGGGCCCTAGTCGCTCAGCACGTCTGGTGCTttgattttcacatttttgcCAATGGCATACGAGTTAGTGTTACAGAGACAAGCAGGAGGACATTTGTAAAGTGCTTGatattaattgattttgttatttgtctGAAAAGTTACCATAATCTACAAGGGAAATAAATGTCGCATAGCTAATGCATGTGTTGATTTAAAGTACATTATGCTGCCgaaaacattcaaacatcatTATTTCACATTCTCAACAGAAAAAAGCGTTGACGGTTTTATATGCGTctgcttattttttttctatttatgttatttctttGGTAAGAGTTACATTTTTATGcaaatgctttatatttttttggtgttttttaaGACGGTTTCATTGATGAGcgactttaattttaaattcctGATAGCAAAgtgtatatatcatatattatatgtagaaataaagtgtttaaaaacagtctttgtgtttttcttaaaaatcggTGAAAATACATaggtttattgaaataaaacacaattctaaataaattgaaactttaatgcaaatttaatttaattgaattgacTGAAACTaatgtttttacatgtatactatttatCTTAGATCTTTATTTATACCACATGTATGGATGGTTAACTGTATTAAAACGTGATTTGGATTCAAAGTTTTGAATCATGAACAGTGTTTTGAGTTCAATGTTGTAAATCATGAACCGGGTTTTGAATTCAAAGTATTTAATCATGAACCGTGTTTTCGATTCAAAATTTtaatcatgaacatttttttattcaaagtttTGAATCATGAACCGTGTTTTTATTCAAAGTATTGAATCATGAACCGTAGTTTGGATTCAAAGTATTGAATCATTAACCGTGTTTTGGATTCAAAGCATTCAATCATGAACCGTGGTTTGGATTCAAAGTATTAAATCATAAACCGTGTTTTCGATTCAAATTTTTtaatcatgaacatttttttattcaaagtttTGAATCATGAACCGTAGTTTGGATTCAAAGTATTGAATCATTAACCGTGTTTTGGATTCAAAGTATTCAATCATGAACCGTGGTTTGGATTCAAAGTATTAAATCATAAACCGTGTTTTCGATTCAAATTTTTtaatcatgaacatttttttattcaaagtttTGAATCATGAACCGTGTTTAgaattcaaaatattgaatcATGAACCGTGTTTTTATTCAAAGTATTGAATCATGAACCGTGGTTTGGATTCAAAGTATTGAATCATGAATCGTGTTTTGGATTCAAAGAATTGATTCATGAACCATGTTTTGGATTCAAAGAATCGACCATTAACCGTGTTTTTGATTCAAAGAATTGTTTCATAATCAGTGTTTTGAATTCAAAGTATAGAACTTTGAACTGTGTTTTGGATTCAATGAATTGAGTCATAAACCGTGTTTTGAAATTACAGTTTAGAACCATGAACCGTGTTTTGAAATCAAAGTATGGAACTATGAAAAGTGTTTTAAGTCAATTTTTGAACCGTGAACCGTGTTTTGAAATCAAAGTATTGAATCATAAACCGTGTTTGAATCAAGGTTTTGAACCATGAACCGTGTTTTGAAATCAATGTATGAAAACATGAAAAgtgtttgaaatcaatttttTGAACCGTGAACCGTGTTTtgcattcaaaaaataaaacatgaactgtGTTTTAGATTCCAAGTTTAAACAGCTTACCCTTGCATAATCACAATATTTCAGATCATCGTGTTTTGAAATACTATACTTCTACACACTTGTCTTAATGCGCGGATGGGTGTATGTTGCTTCGGGATGTCGTGAGGGCAATTTTGAATTTCAGTGATAACATATATCCAGACAGTTTTAATTAACAAGTTTTTTctaaatgttcaaaacattaaaatattggcTCACTTGCAGGTCATTTTAACCCATGTACAAAAAACATGATTATATACgttcaacataaaaaataatcataggCAAAttcatattgataataataagtTCTTCGATAATTCTTCTGGTATAGTTAGTAAAGAGAGAAAAACACAGCTCAATTTTGTTCTTTGAAATATCATTAAGATGTTTAATCCTTCTGAACTGGACATCAAGCAAAGAACTAAACCTCAATATGTTTTCTCCTTCATTTTATATTCGAGTTTTACGTATCAATTTGAAACTATTTGACATGAAACACTCCAAGAACTACAACACGTTTATGCTTTACAAGCGTTTGGGCTATAGTCCAGGCATTTGTCAACGGTCGGGTCAAAGACGGCAATTTCCGGACAGTTCCGTACGTAAAACCCACTTCCGGCGCACGTGGCAAACATCCGGCAGTTGTCGCAATAGGCGTAGTCACCAGGACGCCTAAagaaaagtatcaaaatgatTCTTAAAATCCGTGACATATTTAAGTGTGGATTctatataattgatataattttaaaaaccaGAGTCCCTAAGGTTTTGGGACAAAAGCTTGTCTGAGATTTTTTCAACAGTCTTGAACATTATCAAAGCGAGAGAGAAAGCCTACTCCATAAtgcagcagtcaattgtaacctcaCCCCATCCCCAGGTCCggtggtataccggggatagccgggacaATAGGCCacgtttttaccttccaggggGCCCCGCAGatccgggtgaatgcggtgataatgtcttcacgccaaatatagcgggaaatgggttttacttagggtccctggggtgtgcattttgcggggattttaacatcagttcgttcccgcaggacgaggatttcaCCCTGGCTTAGCTGGGCCGAGaatcaaagtcccagctattcccaggacctggggggtggcgtggttacagttgactgCTGCATAAATGTATACGGTGActaaagttaaaaacatatttaacatatgtGTCTTGTTATTCGTATATACTCGGGAAGGGTAATTAAGTAACTGTACCTTCCGAAGCAGTCCGTTAGTGTGCGTACACAGTCGGCAGTGGCAGACGAGACGATTGCGGAACTGGTGGCGACAGTGGTCTGTGAGAGGCTGGTCTGTGGAACTGGTTAGAAACAAGACCACTGAGTCTATCATTTCGTTTATGATTATTCTATTTTGCGCCAAATTACTGTGTGTTTTTTCCACATTGGTTCAATTGTTGAGAACTTCGTTAAATTTAACAACGCTGTTAACGTATGcgttgtttactttcaaatctttactgctctgtAAGTTTCATTGATACACTTGAGATCTGCAGTGGCTCCTACCAAAATttaagacaactgtttcagctgtattcgttttatttacatatattagcACATCGCCGAATAGTTCAAGcgtaaaagttaacaacgatgttgtcCGTCACGTTGCTAACTTTAAGAAAGATATGCACAGTCTGCccattgtcattttatttcatgaattatCATACCTGTATAAATGTCTTGTAATTTTTTTCCACAAACCGTGCAAGTTAgtcaattaaatattgattaattgTTTGCGCAATTCAAAACATGTACTGacgtcccttataacaggattaagttaAGCAGACTGTTTTTGATTTGGTATTATTTCTGTACTATTTCAATTCCTGAATTGgagtttaaaaagaaatgatctTCATGATAATTAcacaaaaccattttttttaaaataagtaagaaattttgttaaatgaattaAGCTACTTCAGCTTGCTATTATAGAGAACTTCCAAAACATTCTTCAGAAAGAAGATTTTCCAAAGTAGTGGGAATATTGTCAGTATAATACGTACTGATTTTCACACAATTGGGTGTATTCGGTATGGCCTTGCCCACAAAGAGGTCACAAATGCCGGTAAATTGATGGGAGCCGTCCTCAAACAGGTAACCAGCATCACACTCTGATGTGCAGTGCCTGGAAATACCACATTAGCATTCTAAAACCAAGTGTGTACTAGGATTTCCATTCATAAAatggcataatttaaacaaagtcCATACCTATTGAAGCTTATTTTCGTATAATCGTTAAAAGTGCAATGTCGGTCATATCCCGTAACAATGTCAGAGGTGGGTTGTTTGTTGTATCCTCGACCATAAAAGTGCACAATAAATGCTAATGGATTTTATCGCAATATTGTGTTTTACACAAAtgtcttaaatgataaaaacctCAAAAAAGCAACATTGATTagtgtaaagataaaaacagaagcatgaataaatgttttttttaataaatgaccACGTGGTCACATATTTCcctgttaaaaaaatcatgcagTCACAAGAATTCCTATTTTAGTATTATGAGAAACatatttagttttgttataCACGGTCATATCACTTGGCCTTATACATGGGAAATATTAAACCGTGTGGACCTCTCGgcgagaaaaaaaacacatctgaATCGGCTCAGtgtttacaaatgtataatacGTAATGAGTAAAGcccaatatatacacatataatgtCAAACCGTGTATACTTACAGCGAGAAGAGGTCATAGTTACACTTTAGGGTACCAAACTGTGGGGCACTTGGGGCGGGACACACGAACAAAAGCTCCGGCTCCGGCTCTACAAGTGGATGAACAAACCAATACTCATATTGGGTATATACTTTAGAATGTAAGAAAGACTACTACAACTATTGGTTATCCGAACCACATAAGACGTGTTATATAGAATACAAGGTTAGCGCCGTGGATGGAAGAAGTTTATCTGGAGGCGGAGGAattaatattaagataaattctgcagccgagccagataacCTTTtttccatccacggcactaacctagatgtctatttatcctgttactttgtttattaaataactatttattaaaataaccttaaaattatcgagtatctttaaaaataaagggGTCAACTGTTTTTCCCTGTTTACGTCAGCACACGCGGTATCCGTGTTTAAATGCGCTCCtaaatagttctcaaaactgttatttttttcattacgtCTATAGTCtaagtaattgcattttaatacgtcaatattaatttaaaacctaaaaagttttaaaacgtGCATACACTTGGATCAATCACTTAACATTATCTTatcatgtaacaattattccgcaagtcatagactacacaggtcatggttcaagaTCACAAACACGAGATCGCCACATGTTCAATGGATTAAATTCATTTCGATATTAAAGAATAAAttgttggatgttcagaactgcaccggcaaagagagaattcatttctgttgtaagtgagattttgtcattcaccacagaaatggaattcaCTATCGTTGCACATTTTTCAGCATTTGAGGGTGGGGTAAGTGCACCTGAGTTTTGTACATGATGTAGACTTTCTGGACGATTTTTTTTTGCCAGTGTCTTTATCCTACAGAAAAATGGAATTTTCTGGGTGTATTGTTATTGAGGTCGGTTGTTCTCGAACTATTGATCAGATTCTAAAGCAGCATTTGcgcttttcctctgacatttcagaatagaaaaGAAGTTCATGACCACCGGACTGTATATATCACGTGGTCTGCTATACAAATAATCTTAAATTCATACGGCatcttgttattggaccgatgtgtatgcaagtgacaggataaaacACTGCATCGTGCCTCCAACATGAATGTCGCAACGCCATAGGTCAATGACTGGTTACGCGGTGAAccaatgtttttttccattttggttCACGTTTCTTTATATCTTTCCAAAATGGCCTCAATTTTCCGATCCCGAATGAATAAAGGAAACATTTCCCATAAACCGACCAATGGTATtcggttgtcgacgtgatatatacggtCGCAGGAAACTATATTCGGGCTCGAAGCTTCGCTCTCaaccgatatggtttcctttgctcCGTTTATCCCATATCTGGTCTCCTACTAACCCAGCAACTTATAGTAAGTTTCGATATACATGTCATTTATGTTACTTAGGTAAATGGACATACAGTAAagctcgctatgtcgaagtcggtAGGACATCGGAAAATATTTCGAGATAACGTATTTTCGATATAATCGAAATACAAATCGAGgcgtgaatgcgaaaaggttctaagtgacattaaattaagaagcagatagaaccttttcgctttcacccgtCGAAAAAAAGGAGTAGAACTAATCCCAACACATTCGGAAACTAAtagttcgacataaccggaaCCATGATCAAGATAACatagttcgacatagcgagtttcgactgcaCACGTATAATCATAGGTGAACATTATTACCTTGTCCATTGTTTAACGGAAACAACAATGCATCGTACCCAGCAATCAGGACGAGGGCTGTAAACATGTAAATGACGATTAGGTAAGCCGGGAACCGGCTGAAATCTCGTTTATGATATGTACATTTTGATTGTGTATGACTGGTACCAGCTTCTCTCTTATTTCAGTATGTAATTGAAGATGAAGTAAGCCGGGAACCATCTGCAATCTTTGTAATGTTATTGACGGTAATGTAAACCGGGAAAAATCTGTATTCTATTAGATTATGACATTCTGCGTTAGttgaaaagaaattgaaaacaaatatattttacttttaattactTTTACAGTAGTTGTGTTTACTTTCTTTATAACCTGTCACGCATACCTGGCAATATGGCTAACTGCGTTAAA
Proteins encoded in this window:
- the LOC128233555 gene encoding uncharacterized protein LOC128233555 isoform X1, which codes for MNCLRVLVLALVLIAGYDALLFPLNNGQEPEPELLFVCPAPSAPQFGTLKCNYDLFSLHCTSECDAGYLFEDGSHQFTGICDLFVGKAIPNTPNCVKIIPQTSLSQTTVATSSAIVSSATADCVRTLTDCFGRRPGDYAYCDNCRMFATCAGSGFYVRNCPEIAVFDPTVDKCLDYSPNACKA
- the LOC128233555 gene encoding uncharacterized protein LOC128233555 isoform X2, which translates into the protein MFTALVLIAGYDALLFPLNNGQEPEPELLFVCPAPSAPQFGTLKCNYDLFSLHCTSECDAGYLFEDGSHQFTGICDLFVGKAIPNTPNCVKIIPQTSLSQTTVATSSAIVSSATADCVRTLTDCFGRRPGDYAYCDNCRMFATCAGSGFYVRNCPEIAVFDPTVDKCLDYSPNACKA